A portion of the Krasilnikovia cinnamomea genome contains these proteins:
- the prcB gene encoding proteasome subunit beta — MASGFDPSGRLPDVFTNAGTSSFTQFLSYAAPELLPGRRPLPPGMAAELAPHATTIVAIATAEGVVMAGDRRATMGNLIASRDIEKVHPADAHSLIGIAGTAGVGIELMRLFQVELEHYEKIEGAMLSLDGKANRLASMVRGNLGAAMQGLAVVPLFAGFDLTPGDPARVGRIFSFDVAGGLYEETGFDAIGSGSLFAKAALKKRYRPGVSTPDAIRLAVEALYDAADDDTATGGPDLTRKIYPVVMTATAEGTHRLADSEITSVAEDVVAGRMENPGG, encoded by the coding sequence GTGGCATCGGGTTTTGATCCGTCCGGGCGTCTTCCAGATGTGTTCACCAATGCGGGGACGTCCTCCTTCACGCAGTTCCTGAGCTACGCCGCGCCCGAACTGCTGCCGGGTCGCCGGCCGCTGCCGCCCGGCATGGCCGCCGAACTGGCACCGCACGCCACCACGATCGTGGCCATTGCGACCGCCGAGGGCGTCGTCATGGCCGGCGACCGGCGCGCCACCATGGGCAACCTGATCGCCAGCCGGGACATCGAGAAGGTGCACCCGGCGGATGCGCACTCGTTGATCGGCATCGCGGGCACCGCGGGCGTCGGCATCGAGCTGATGCGGCTGTTCCAGGTGGAGCTGGAGCACTACGAGAAGATCGAGGGCGCGATGCTGTCCCTCGACGGTAAGGCCAACCGGCTGGCCTCCATGGTGCGCGGCAACCTCGGCGCGGCCATGCAGGGGCTCGCGGTCGTGCCGCTGTTCGCCGGGTTCGACCTGACGCCCGGCGATCCGGCCCGGGTGGGGCGCATCTTCAGCTTCGACGTGGCGGGCGGTCTCTACGAGGAGACCGGCTTCGACGCGATCGGTTCCGGCTCGCTGTTCGCCAAGGCGGCGCTGAAGAAGCGGTACCGGCCCGGCGTCAGCACCCCGGACGCGATCCGGCTGGCGGTCGAGGCGCTGTACGACGCGGCCGACGACGACACCGCCACCGGCGGCCCGGATCTGACCCGCAAGATCTACCCGGTCGTCATGACCGCGACGGCGGAGGGCACCCACCGCCTCGCCGATTCGGAGATCACCTCGGTGGCCGAGGACGTGGTCGCCGGGCGGATGGAGAATCCGGGCGGCTGA
- a CDS encoding endonuclease VII domain-containing protein, whose product MPRGLDDRDGENSVEFDELMLAQEGRCAICRAPDPQHLDHDRRTGWVRGILCLDCFGGLGRFRDSPELLAEAITYLKGTTWHRVLIRPGVFQMCSPMRGRPPSRSS is encoded by the coding sequence ATGCCACGGGGGCTGGACGACCGCGACGGAGAGAACTCGGTCGAGTTCGACGAGTTGATGTTGGCCCAGGAGGGTCGGTGCGCCATCTGCCGGGCGCCCGACCCCCAACACCTTGATCACGATCGTCGCACCGGATGGGTGCGCGGGATATTGTGCTTGGACTGCTTTGGTGGCCTCGGGCGGTTTCGGGACAGCCCGGAACTGCTGGCCGAGGCGATCACGTATCTGAAGGGAACCACGTGGCATCGGGTTTTGATCCGTCCGGGCGTCTTCCAGATGTGTTCACCAATGCGGGGACGTCCTCCTTCACGCAGTTCCTGA
- a CDS encoding ubiquitin-like protein Pup, with the protein MATRDTGGQSQSGKGRRDEEIEDVTTEASPEVAERHAEITEDVDDLLDEIDSVLEENAEEFVRGYVQKGGE; encoded by the coding sequence ATGGCAACCCGAGACACCGGCGGCCAGTCGCAGTCCGGCAAGGGCCGCCGCGACGAGGAGATCGAGGACGTCACCACAGAGGCCAGCCCGGAGGTCGCCGAACGGCACGCCGAGATCACCGAGGATGTTGACGACCTGCTCGACGAGATCGACTCGGTCCTGGAGGAGAACGCGGAGGAGTTCGTCCGCGGATACGTACAAAAGGGCGGCGAGTAG
- the dop gene encoding depupylase/deamidase Dop — protein sequence MSVRRIMGTEVEYGISVPGQPGANPMVTSSQVVNAYGARPELNRGGRARWDYEEESPLRDARGFTYSGAAYDPADALADEDLGLANVILTNGARLYVDHAHPEYSTPECTNPMDVVRWDKAGERVMAEASRRAATIPGAHRIQLYKNNTDNKGASYGSHENYLMRRQTPFADIVAHLTPFFVTRQVFCGAGRVGIGQDGTGAGFQISSRADFFEVEVGLETTLKRPIINTRDEPHADADKYRRLHVIIGDANLSEIATYLKVGTTALVLAMIEAKIFTGELGIADPVSELKAISHDPGLKHLVRLRDGRRLTALDLQWAYFERAKLFVDDRFGDDVDEQTTDVLRRWEAVLDKLGRDPMLCSDELDWVAKLRLLEGYRERENLGWSSPKLQLVDLQYSDVRPEKGLYHRLVARGSMKTLLDEDETRSAMVEPPEDTRAYFRGRCLAQYASEVVAASWDSVIFDVGRESLVRVPMMEPERGTRKHVGALFDRCESAKDLLEVITSR from the coding sequence ATGAGCGTTCGACGGATCATGGGCACTGAGGTCGAGTACGGAATCTCCGTGCCCGGCCAGCCCGGGGCCAATCCGATGGTCACCTCATCGCAGGTGGTGAACGCGTACGGGGCGCGGCCGGAACTCAACCGGGGCGGGCGTGCGCGCTGGGACTACGAGGAGGAGTCGCCGCTGCGAGACGCCCGCGGCTTCACCTACTCGGGTGCGGCCTACGACCCGGCGGACGCGCTGGCGGACGAGGACCTGGGCCTCGCGAACGTGATACTGACCAACGGGGCGCGGCTGTACGTCGACCACGCCCACCCGGAGTACAGCACCCCGGAATGCACCAACCCGATGGACGTGGTGCGCTGGGACAAGGCGGGCGAGCGGGTGATGGCCGAGGCGTCGCGCCGGGCCGCGACGATCCCCGGTGCGCACCGGATCCAGCTGTACAAGAACAACACCGACAACAAGGGCGCCAGCTACGGCTCGCACGAGAACTACCTGATGCGCCGGCAGACCCCGTTCGCGGACATCGTCGCGCACCTGACGCCGTTCTTCGTGACCCGGCAGGTGTTCTGCGGCGCCGGTCGGGTCGGCATCGGCCAGGACGGCACCGGGGCCGGTTTCCAGATCTCCTCACGGGCGGACTTCTTCGAGGTCGAGGTAGGCCTGGAGACGACGCTGAAGCGGCCGATCATCAACACCCGCGACGAGCCGCACGCCGACGCCGACAAGTACCGGCGGCTGCACGTCATCATCGGTGACGCGAACCTGTCCGAGATCGCCACGTACCTGAAGGTGGGCACCACCGCGCTGGTGCTGGCCATGATCGAGGCGAAGATCTTCACCGGTGAGCTGGGCATCGCGGATCCGGTGTCGGAGCTGAAGGCGATCAGTCACGACCCCGGCCTCAAGCACCTGGTGCGGCTGCGCGACGGGCGCCGGTTGACGGCGCTGGACCTGCAGTGGGCGTACTTCGAGCGGGCCAAGCTGTTCGTGGACGACCGCTTCGGCGACGATGTGGACGAGCAGACCACGGACGTGCTGCGCCGCTGGGAGGCGGTGCTGGACAAGCTGGGCCGCGACCCGATGCTGTGCTCGGACGAGCTGGACTGGGTGGCCAAGCTGCGGCTGCTGGAGGGCTACCGCGAGCGGGAGAACCTGGGCTGGTCGTCGCCGAAACTGCAGTTGGTCGACCTGCAGTATTCCGACGTGCGTCCGGAGAAGGGGCTGTATCACCGGCTGGTGGCGCGCGGTTCGATGAAGACGCTGCTGGACGAGGACGAGACCCGCAGCGCCATGGTGGAGCCGCCGGAGGACACCCGGGCCTACTTCCGTGGCCGGTGCCTGGCGCAGTACGCGTCCGAAGTGGTCGCGGCCAGTTGGGACTCGGTCATCTTCGATGTCGGCCGGGAGTCGCTGGTGCGGGTCCCGATGATGGAGCCGGAGCGGGGCACCCGCAAGCACGTGGGCGCGTTGTTCGACCGGTGTGAGAGCGCGAAGGACCTGCTCGAGGTCATCACGAGTCGCTGA
- a CDS encoding acyltransferase family protein codes for MTVETAASGRSPGSTTGPAPGTHPGSSGPGSSGPGSPGPDSPGSAGARLGWLDALRGFAALTVVWFHLSPVVLGPERHLRIHHHIDLGKYGVLLFFLVSGYVIPMSLERHGSLRRFWVGRLFRVYPAYLATIAVTGVLVVAGLGGLRASLRADPVTAVLAHATMLMDPLGLRGTVRVFWTLSYEMIFYLVVAGLFAWRLHRHSGWWAAGLAAVALMAGPRLPDGLFAADPGGRRITAAVLLVLVAGVVAACLSGRRRLTLAAGTAGICFLALPALDGHPSADSTVAASWQGLLLLAVMFAGTVVFRAQHGQLGRWPAASALAAVGGGTVAAHAVYLPGRSTEVWLTTVAAVAATFAVAYALRRRAVPRIFAWLGTISYSLYLLHVVVLGQVVRFVPDLAHRPAPQRCLVGAVFLLLALGVAAVSQRVVERPGQALGRRLLRALEGAPGPPRSVPFTTERAAPRTRRRQDTRRSV; via the coding sequence GTGACCGTCGAGACCGCCGCCTCCGGCCGGTCGCCGGGCTCCACCACCGGCCCGGCGCCCGGCACCCACCCCGGCTCCTCGGGCCCCGGCTCCTCGGGCCCCGGCTCTCCGGGCCCCGACTCTCCCGGCTCAGCCGGGGCCCGGCTCGGCTGGCTGGACGCGCTGCGCGGGTTCGCGGCGCTCACGGTCGTCTGGTTCCATCTCAGCCCCGTCGTGCTCGGCCCCGAACGGCACCTGCGCATCCACCACCACATCGACCTGGGCAAGTACGGGGTGCTGCTGTTCTTCCTCGTCAGCGGGTACGTGATCCCGATGTCGCTGGAGCGGCACGGTTCGCTGCGCCGCTTCTGGGTCGGGCGGTTGTTCCGGGTGTACCCGGCGTACCTGGCCACGATCGCGGTCACCGGGGTTCTGGTGGTGGCCGGTCTGGGCGGGCTACGGGCCTCGCTGCGCGCCGATCCGGTCACGGCGGTGCTGGCCCACGCCACGATGCTGATGGACCCGCTGGGGCTTCGTGGGACGGTGCGGGTCTTCTGGACCCTGTCGTACGAAATGATCTTCTACCTGGTGGTGGCCGGGCTGTTCGCGTGGCGGCTGCACCGGCACAGCGGCTGGTGGGCTGCCGGGCTCGCGGCCGTGGCCCTGATGGCGGGCCCCCGCCTGCCGGACGGGCTGTTCGCCGCGGATCCGGGCGGGCGCCGGATCACGGCGGCGGTGCTACTGGTGCTCGTCGCCGGGGTCGTCGCGGCCTGCCTGAGCGGCCGCCGGCGCCTCACCCTGGCCGCCGGGACGGCCGGAATCTGCTTTCTGGCGCTGCCCGCGCTCGACGGCCATCCGAGCGCCGACAGCACGGTTGCCGCGTCCTGGCAGGGTCTGCTGCTGCTGGCGGTCATGTTCGCCGGGACGGTGGTGTTCCGGGCCCAGCACGGGCAGCTGGGGCGGTGGCCGGCCGCGTCGGCTCTCGCGGCCGTCGGCGGCGGCACCGTGGCGGCGCATGCGGTGTATCTGCCCGGGCGCAGCACCGAGGTCTGGCTGACCACGGTGGCGGCCGTGGCGGCCACTTTCGCGGTGGCGTACGCGCTGCGGCGGCGCGCCGTTCCGCGCATTTTCGCTTGGCTGGGCACGATCAGCTACTCGCTGTATCTCCTTCACGTCGTGGTGCTCGGTCAGGTGGTGCGGTTCGTGCCGGATCTGGCCCACCGGCCGGCGCCGCAGCGGTGCCTGGTGGGTGCCGTGTTCCTCCTGCTGGCGCTGGGTGTGGCCGCGGTGTCGCAGCGCGTGGTCGAGCGGCCCGGTCAGGCGCTCGGGCGGCGGCTGCTGCGCGCTCTCGAGGGGGCGCCGGGCCCGCCACGGAGCGTGCCGTTCACCACCGAGCGTGCCGCGCCGCGTACCCGCAGACGACAAGACACGCGGCGAAGCGTCTAG
- the arc gene encoding proteasome ATPase, whose product MARSDEADSRAARWEKEANDLSSQVAFLQEELALVRRKLTESPRHVRQLEERLAATQAQLARLTENNDRLVATLKEARAQIVTLKEEIDRLAQPPSGYGVFLTAHEDGTVDVFTGGRKLRVAVSPSLVVEDLKRGQEVLLNDALNVVDAFGYERVGEVVLLKEVLTAPGGELPDRALVVSHADEERIVHLAESLQVSALRAGDSLMIEPRSAYAYERIPKSEVEELVLEEVPDVDYGDIGGLHAQIEQIRDAVELPFLHADLFREHQLRPPKGILLYGPPGCGKTLIAKAVANSLAKKIAERRGEEKHTSYFLNIKGPELLNKYVGETERHIRLVFQRAREKASEGTPVIVFFDEMDSIFRTRGSGVSSDVENTIVPQLLSEIDGVEGLENVIVIGASNREDMIDPAILRPGRLDVKIKIERPDAEAAKDIFAKYILAELPLSDDDLVEHGNDRDVTVAAMIEAVVLRMYTESEENRFLEVTYANGDKEVLYFKDFNSGAMIQNIVDRGKKMAIKEFLTSGKKGLRLQHLLDSCVDEFRENEDLPNTTNPDDWARISGKKGERIVYIRTLVSGGKGAEAGRSIDTVSNTGQYL is encoded by the coding sequence GTGGCACGTAGCGACGAGGCGGATTCACGCGCCGCACGTTGGGAGAAGGAAGCCAACGATCTCTCCAGCCAGGTCGCGTTCCTGCAGGAGGAACTCGCTCTGGTACGGCGCAAGTTGACCGAAAGCCCCCGACACGTCCGGCAGCTCGAAGAGCGGCTCGCGGCGACGCAGGCGCAGCTGGCCCGACTGACCGAGAACAACGACCGGCTCGTGGCGACCCTCAAGGAAGCCCGGGCTCAGATCGTCACTCTCAAGGAAGAGATTGACCGGCTCGCCCAGCCGCCCAGCGGCTACGGCGTGTTCCTCACCGCACACGAGGACGGCACCGTCGACGTGTTCACCGGCGGCCGCAAGCTCCGCGTGGCGGTGTCCCCGTCGCTGGTGGTGGAGGATCTCAAGCGCGGCCAGGAGGTGCTGCTCAACGACGCGCTGAACGTCGTCGACGCCTTCGGCTACGAGCGGGTCGGCGAGGTCGTCCTGCTCAAGGAGGTGCTGACCGCGCCGGGCGGCGAGCTGCCCGACCGCGCACTGGTCGTCTCGCACGCCGACGAGGAGCGGATCGTCCACCTGGCCGAATCGCTGCAGGTGTCGGCGTTGCGCGCGGGTGACTCGCTGATGATCGAGCCGCGCTCGGCGTACGCCTACGAGCGCATTCCGAAGAGCGAGGTCGAGGAGCTCGTCCTCGAGGAGGTCCCGGACGTCGACTACGGCGACATCGGTGGCCTGCACGCGCAGATCGAGCAGATCCGCGACGCGGTGGAGCTGCCGTTCCTGCACGCGGACCTGTTCCGGGAGCACCAGCTGCGCCCGCCGAAGGGCATCCTGCTCTACGGCCCGCCCGGCTGCGGCAAGACCCTGATCGCCAAGGCGGTCGCGAACTCGCTGGCGAAGAAGATCGCCGAGCGGCGCGGCGAGGAGAAGCACACCAGCTACTTCCTCAACATCAAGGGCCCGGAGCTGCTGAACAAGTACGTGGGTGAGACCGAGCGGCACATCCGCCTGGTCTTCCAGCGGGCCCGGGAGAAGGCCAGCGAGGGCACCCCGGTCATCGTGTTCTTCGACGAGATGGACTCGATCTTCCGGACCCGCGGCTCCGGCGTCTCCTCCGACGTGGAGAACACGATCGTCCCGCAGCTGCTCAGCGAGATCGACGGCGTGGAGGGCCTGGAGAACGTCATCGTCATCGGCGCCTCCAACCGGGAAGACATGATCGACCCGGCGATCCTGCGCCCGGGCCGGCTCGACGTGAAGATCAAGATCGAGCGTCCGGACGCGGAGGCGGCCAAGGACATCTTCGCCAAGTACATCCTGGCCGAGCTGCCGCTCTCCGACGACGACCTGGTCGAGCACGGCAACGACCGCGACGTCACGGTGGCCGCGATGATCGAGGCCGTCGTGCTGCGGATGTACACGGAGTCCGAGGAGAACCGCTTCCTGGAGGTCACCTACGCCAACGGTGACAAGGAGGTCCTGTACTTCAAGGACTTCAACTCCGGCGCGATGATCCAGAACATCGTCGACCGCGGCAAGAAGATGGCGATCAAGGAGTTCCTCACCTCCGGCAAGAAGGGGCTGCGCCTGCAGCACCTGCTGGACTCGTGCGTCGACGAGTTCCGCGAGAACGAGGACCTGCCCAACACCACCAACCCGGACGACTGGGCCCGGATCTCCGGCAAGAAGGGCGAGCGGATCGTCTACATCCGTACGCTCGTCTCCGGCGGCAAGGGCGCCGAGGCCGGCCGCTCCATCGACACGGTCAGCAACACCGGCCAGTACCTGTAG
- a CDS encoding ferredoxin, whose protein sequence is MSTQTGTDELQVWVDQDLCTGDGLCVQYAPEVFEFDVDGLAYVKDSAGELLQDPGVRTDVPAGLRLEVIDAAKECPGDCIHVVRRTDDVEVAGPDAD, encoded by the coding sequence ATGTCGACACAGACGGGGACAGACGAGCTCCAGGTCTGGGTGGATCAGGATCTGTGCACCGGCGACGGCCTGTGCGTGCAGTACGCGCCGGAGGTCTTCGAATTCGACGTCGACGGTCTCGCGTACGTCAAGGACAGCGCCGGTGAGCTGCTGCAGGACCCTGGCGTGCGCACCGACGTGCCGGCCGGGCTGCGGCTCGAGGTGATCGACGCGGCCAAGGAGTGCCCGGGCGACTGCATCCACGTGGTGCGCCGCACCGATGACGTGGAGGTCGCCGGCCCCGACGCGGACTGA
- a CDS encoding tRNA (adenine-N1)-methyltransferase codes for MTVHSTAAVDEPAPVHRGPFQPGDRVQLTDPKGRMHTVVLEPGKAYHTHRGALAHDELIGLPEGSVVTSTGGTAYLALRPLLADYVLSMPRGAQVIYPKDAAQIVAMGDVFPGAKVLEAGAGSGALTCSLLRAVGPSGELHSYELRDDFAAIARRNVESFFGGPHPAWHLHNGDVAEATQTGFDRIILDMLTPWEALDMVERALVPGGVFIGYVATTPQLSELVEALRERGGWTEPRAWESLIRDWHADGLAVRPDHRMIAHTAFLVSARKLAPGVIAPPRRRKPSKGAEAYALRRAAQQVPAATGPRTVPDHAEIDADPGV; via the coding sequence GTGACCGTCCACTCCACCGCCGCCGTCGACGAGCCGGCCCCCGTGCACCGCGGGCCGTTCCAGCCCGGAGACCGGGTGCAGCTCACCGATCCCAAGGGACGGATGCACACCGTCGTCCTGGAACCCGGCAAGGCGTACCACACCCACCGCGGCGCGCTGGCGCACGACGAGCTGATCGGGCTGCCCGAGGGCAGCGTGGTGACGTCGACGGGCGGCACGGCGTACCTGGCGCTGCGGCCGCTGCTGGCCGACTACGTGCTGTCCATGCCGCGCGGAGCCCAGGTGATCTACCCCAAGGACGCGGCCCAGATCGTGGCCATGGGCGACGTTTTCCCCGGCGCCAAGGTGCTGGAGGCCGGCGCCGGCTCCGGCGCGCTGACCTGTTCGCTGCTGCGGGCGGTGGGCCCCTCCGGCGAGCTGCACTCGTACGAGCTGCGCGACGATTTCGCGGCGATCGCCCGGCGCAACGTGGAGTCGTTCTTCGGCGGCCCGCACCCGGCGTGGCACCTGCACAACGGTGACGTCGCCGAGGCGACCCAGACCGGTTTCGACCGGATCATCCTGGACATGCTGACCCCGTGGGAGGCCCTCGACATGGTCGAGCGGGCGCTGGTGCCCGGCGGCGTGTTCATCGGGTACGTGGCGACCACCCCGCAGCTGTCCGAGCTGGTGGAGGCGCTGCGCGAGCGCGGCGGCTGGACCGAGCCGCGCGCCTGGGAGTCGCTGATCCGCGACTGGCATGCCGACGGACTGGCGGTCCGCCCCGACCACCGGATGATCGCGCACACGGCGTTCCTGGTGTCGGCCCGCAAGCTCGCCCCCGGGGTGATCGCACCGCCACGGCGGCGCAAGCCCAGCAAGGGCGCCGAGGCGTACGCGCTGCGCCGGGCGGCGCAACAGGTCCCGGCGGCCACCGGCCCGCGGACCGTGCCCGATCACGCGGAGATCGACGCCGATCCCGGGGTGTGA